The Longimicrobium sp. genome segment CAGCACGAGCCACTCCAGCGGCGTCGGCCACACCCACTGCGGCAGCGTGAACGGGAGCGTGGCGGGGACGGTCACCAGGGGGAAGTAGAAGACGATCACCAGCGGGTTCTCGCCTTTGATGCGGCGGATGGTGACGTAGGCCATCGCGCTGCACATCGCGCCGGCCAGCGCGATCAGCGCCGCGTGCGGGCTCACCACCGATGCCGCCCCGCCGAGAAGCGCGGCGGGGCGCACGACGAGCACCACGCCGGCCAGGCTCGCCGCCACGCACCCCACCTCCCGCCGTCCCATCCGCTCGCCTAGCAGCCACGCGGCGAGGATCGCGGTGAAGACGGGGTTCGTGTACTGGATGAGGGTGGCCTCCGCGAGCGGGAGGTGCACCAGCGACGTGTAGAAGAAGGAGAGCGCCGCGAACCCAAAGATCCCGCGCAGCACCAGCAGCGGGCGCCGTTCCCGCGCGCCCCATGGCGAGATGCCGGCGCGCAGCACCATGGCGATGCTCAGCACCAGCGTCACCACCCCGCGCACCAGCACGATCTCCTGGCTGGGGAGGTTCCTGCCGGCCGTCTTCACCAGCACCGCCATAACCGAAAACCAGAAGGCCCCCAGCGCCATGTGCCGGACGCCGGAGGCCGCCGTTGCAGCGGGAAGAATCGATGCGCCCTCAGGCGCCGGACGGACCGTGGACATGCGTACCGCGTGCGGGACAACCATTTTCGAGCCCCGAAGATAATCCCCGCCCCCCGATCCGTCACCCCCGCCGGCCAGGGCGCAACCAAGATTGCGTGACGCCGAAAACTCCTGTAAATTCCAAGAGACCGCATCCAGGGAGACGGCCATGGCGAAGGAAAGGCTTCGGACGGTTCAGCCCGCCCACAAGAGCGACAAGGTGACGGTGAGCCAGGCCAAGAAGGCGTGGCTCGCGGTCGCGCGGGACAGGTCCGCGTCGAAGCTGCAAGATGACCGCACAAACGCAAGCAACGAAACGAATCCGGGTACCGGCGAAGACTCCTGATGCTTGGGAGCTACGGCACGAACGGTTCGTGAACTGTTTATACGATAGCGAGTACCGGCCTCTGTTCGAGGCCTTTACTTTTTGCTAGGTACGATTGTGGCTTCTTTCCTCGTTGCGCGCTTGCATTGACTCGGCGCGTTCCCGCTCTCGCCGGGTCGACTTTAGCTGACACCGGGTCGCTCGTACTACCCACACTCTTCAATAAGATGATGTATTCGAACGCGAATCAGCGCACCCCTCGCATGCGCGACGAGGGAGGCTTCGTCATCCTGGGCGCGATCGTGCTGGTCCTGGTGCTCCTGGTGGTGGGCGTATCGCTGGGCAAGGTGCTCCGCGTGCAGTACCCCGACTCGTACGTGGAGCAGCGCGCCGAGCGCCAGTGGGTCGTCACCGACACCGACGTGCAGCTCGGCGGCCGCCCTGTCGCCCGGCTGCGGCGCGGGGATGCCGTGTGGGCCACCCGCCTCGAGAACGGCGACATCGCCATCACGTCGGACGCGGGGGGCCAGAAGGTGATCGGGTTCGTGGGGGCGTACGCGCTTTCGAACACGGCGCCACGGTAGGGCCCCACCCCCAGCGTCGCTCCGCGAAGCACCCCCCTCCCCCAAAACTGCCTGGGGGAGGGGGTGTTGCTTTCTGTGCGCGCCGTCGGGCGCACGTGCCCGCCACCGCTCCGCCGCCCGCCATCTGCCACCGCACCAGACCCGACGAGACCGCTTCAGCGGTCTTCGCGTAGTTCCAGCCGGGGGCTTCAGCCCCCGGTGCTGCGGCAGCGGAACCCACCTCCCGCGCCGATCCCCGCCGCCCCGAGCCTGCGAAGGCAGGCTTCCCGCGGTTGTTGCTGCGGTTTCAACCGCCGGGGCTTCCAAACACCAAACCGGCCCCGCAGCACACCGCCGCGGGACCGGTTTTTCACATCCACCCGAAAGCTCGCGATCAGGCGTGGGCCGCGTGGCCTTCGCCGGGGATCTCCATGAAGCCCGTGTCAACCGCCGCCAGCGTGGCCGGCGAGGGGAGAATCGGGAAGGTGCGCAGGAACCAGGTGTAGCAGAAGAGCCACAGCGCCCCAAACCCAAGCGCGATCCCGATCTCCGGCAGGCCGAAGGGGAGATGCTCCACGTGGCCGGACTCGTAGAGCGACGGCACGGTGAGGAGGAAGCGCTCCAGCCAGTGGCCCACCAGGATCACCACCGCGAATGTGCCGAGCACGGCGGGCGTCTTCTTGGGCGGGCGCGTGAGGAGGCCCAGGAACGGCGCCACGAAGATGCACCCCACCGCGATCCGCACCATCGTGGCGAACGGCGCGTGGAAGCGCTGCACGAACCACTCCTGCTCGTGCGGAAGGCCGCCGTACCAGATCACCACGTACTGCGACCAGTTGATGTACATCCAGAACACGGCGAAGGCGAAGATCAGCTTGCCCAGGTCGTGGAACTGGTTCTTCGTGATGAACTCGTCCACCCCGGCGCGCTTGCGGAAGACGACCACCATCAGCGCCGTCATAGCCATGCCGGCGTGGAAGCCGTCGATGAAGAAGATCACCGGGAACATGGTGCTGAACCAGTGCGGCAGCATCGACATCCCCAGGTCGATCCCCAGCATCCCCCAGATGATGGCGTACCCGAAGGCCAGGAACACCGCCACCTTGGTCATCGTCTCGCGCGAGCGCACGGCCTCCTCGTTCA includes the following:
- a CDS encoding DMT family transporter, whose amino-acid sequence is MSTVRPAPEGASILPAATAASGVRHMALGAFWFSVMAVLVKTAGRNLPSQEIVLVRGVVTLVLSIAMVLRAGISPWGARERRPLLVLRGIFGFAALSFFYTSLVHLPLAEATLIQYTNPVFTAILAAWLLGERMGRREVGCVAASLAGVVLVVRPAALLGGAASVVSPHAALIALAGAMCSAMAYVTIRRIKGENPLVIVFYFPLVTVPATLPFTLPQWVWPTPLEWLVLAGIGIATQIAQVNMTRGLQLEPAGRATAVAYLQVVFAAVWGVAFFGERLDAWVLAGAGLVLASTVVLARGRRAAEGVAAETEA